In one window of Candidatus Aquicultor sp. DNA:
- the cas3 gene encoding CRISPR-associated helicase Cas3' yields MNNSVQTYFRYWGKAERDGAAYHRLAYHCLDVAAVGHILLKQRDGVQQRISTITGLNAALCSHWLVLFLGLHDLGKFSESFQNLRPDLFEQMQGKVSNRSYPVRHDSLGNLLWTYGLRQSRARAFSDLPDFEAFSEYWQEIFAFIAKAHTGHHGEPPRMKGPNGLPLALSSFFDRDDINAAVDFFVDFHTLLLHEYGTVSNTQSPTIIYEQMPIASWLMAGFAVLCDWIGSNSKWFPLCDNQMSLAEYWRQYALPQAERAIRETGLSAALPRQYDNTFMGLFPAISKPTPLQQHVTECPIAAAPQLFILEDVTGSGKTEAALSLAQRLMAGGAGNGIFIALPTMATSNAMYERIATVYEKFFTEESSPSLVLTHGARHLSESFLRSITASYKIHQEYGNNDETAGAQCVSWLADRRKKALLADVGVGTLDQALLAILPSRFQSLRLLGLVEHILIIDEVHAYDPYMNMLLKTLLTFHAALGGSAILLSATLPMKVRQGLVDSFVQGLTTQVSPHVKCAAYPLATHVSRETLAEYPLEAFSQRRSSVIVKIVAESDEVKRLIVEAAHKGKCVCWIRNTVHDAMAAYEALRAEFETDRVMLFHARFAMGDRLDIEKAVCATFGKESGEKERSGKVLIATQVAEQSLDLDFDLLISDLAPMDLLIQRAGRLHRHLRDERGNLLQASAGRDRRELPRFIIHGPLPIDSAGRDWYENVFPKGAFVYPSHGCLWLTARLLQEKGVLRMPDDARILIEAAYTDEGVDLIPASLQQRDLQAEAQWQADRSLARINALTLEEGYVATPNQWLEDTQTPTRLGDMETTVRLVRWDGKVLSPWYAKGDFPWDMSQVSLRSVLVNAEAEHDDPVLRSEIEQLKARLPDRGKWSILVPLSIGKDGIWRGKALNKKGVEVILSYNHATGIIVNEEEV; encoded by the coding sequence ATGAATAACTCAGTGCAAACTTACTTCCGCTATTGGGGCAAGGCAGAGAGGGATGGAGCCGCTTATCATCGCCTGGCATACCATTGCCTCGATGTGGCCGCAGTGGGGCATATATTGCTGAAGCAGCGTGATGGCGTACAGCAAAGGATCAGCACTATAACAGGTCTCAACGCCGCGCTATGCTCGCATTGGCTAGTGCTGTTTTTAGGTTTACACGATCTCGGCAAGTTTTCTGAAAGCTTTCAGAATTTGAGACCTGATTTATTTGAGCAGATGCAAGGAAAGGTTAGCAACAGGTCTTATCCTGTCCGCCATGACAGTCTTGGGAATCTGCTCTGGACTTATGGTTTGCGGCAATCACGTGCGAGGGCTTTCTCTGATCTGCCTGATTTTGAAGCGTTTTCAGAATATTGGCAAGAGATTTTTGCTTTTATCGCTAAGGCACATACTGGTCATCACGGGGAGCCGCCACGCATGAAAGGGCCGAACGGCTTACCCCTCGCCTTATCAAGTTTTTTTGACCGTGATGATATAAATGCTGCAGTAGACTTTTTTGTGGACTTTCATACTCTTCTACTTCACGAGTATGGAACAGTCTCCAATACACAGTCTCCCACGATCATTTATGAGCAAATGCCAATAGCTTCTTGGCTCATGGCTGGTTTTGCAGTGCTCTGCGACTGGATAGGATCGAACAGCAAATGGTTTCCTCTTTGTGATAATCAAATGTCGCTTGCCGAATATTGGCGCCAATATGCCTTACCGCAGGCAGAACGAGCAATTCGCGAGACAGGTCTTAGTGCAGCATTGCCACGCCAATACGACAACACATTCATGGGCCTATTCCCAGCGATCAGTAAACCGACCCCGTTGCAGCAGCACGTTACGGAATGCCCGATTGCAGCTGCTCCACAGCTTTTTATTCTCGAAGACGTTACTGGTTCCGGCAAAACTGAGGCGGCATTATCTCTAGCGCAACGCCTAATGGCAGGCGGAGCGGGAAATGGCATCTTTATCGCGTTACCTACCATGGCGACATCGAATGCGATGTATGAGCGGATAGCCACGGTGTATGAAAAATTCTTTACTGAAGAATCCTCCCCCTCGCTTGTTTTGACCCATGGTGCACGACATCTTTCCGAATCCTTTCTTCGTTCTATAACGGCTTCCTATAAGATTCACCAGGAATATGGAAATAATGATGAAACCGCTGGAGCCCAGTGTGTAAGTTGGCTGGCTGATCGCCGGAAGAAGGCCCTGCTAGCCGATGTGGGGGTAGGAACTCTTGACCAGGCACTGCTGGCAATTCTTCCATCCCGTTTCCAGTCGCTGAGGCTCCTGGGTCTTGTCGAACATATTCTAATCATCGATGAGGTGCATGCCTACGACCCGTATATGAATATGCTCCTGAAAACTTTGCTAACATTCCATGCGGCTTTAGGCGGGAGTGCGATTTTGCTGTCTGCTACCCTGCCGATGAAGGTGCGGCAGGGATTGGTTGACAGTTTTGTCCAAGGGCTTACTACGCAAGTTTCCCCGCACGTCAAATGCGCTGCCTATCCGCTAGCAACTCATGTATCCCGCGAGACACTTGCCGAATATCCGCTGGAAGCCTTCTCGCAGCGTAGGAGCAGCGTTATCGTGAAGATCGTTGCGGAGAGTGACGAAGTAAAGCGCCTGATAGTAGAGGCTGCGCACAAGGGAAAGTGCGTCTGCTGGATACGGAACACTGTGCATGATGCTATGGCTGCGTATGAGGCCCTTCGGGCGGAGTTCGAAACAGATCGCGTTATGCTTTTTCATGCTCGCTTCGCCATGGGGGACCGTCTGGATATTGAGAAGGCTGTTTGTGCTACCTTTGGCAAGGAGAGCGGCGAGAAAGAACGGAGTGGGAAAGTTTTGATAGCAACGCAGGTGGCAGAACAATCTCTTGACCTGGACTTCGATCTGCTTATCTCTGATCTTGCGCCCATGGATTTGTTGATTCAGCGTGCCGGAAGACTGCACCGTCATCTGCGCGACGAACGGGGGAACCTGTTGCAAGCTAGTGCAGGGCGTGACCGGCGTGAGCTACCCCGCTTTATTATTCACGGGCCTTTGCCGATCGATTCTGCCGGCAGAGACTGGTACGAGAACGTTTTTCCGAAAGGTGCATTCGTTTATCCAAGCCATGGTTGTTTATGGTTGACTGCGCGATTATTGCAGGAAAAGGGCGTTCTTCGTATGCCTGATGATGCGAGAATACTGATTGAAGCCGCCTACACCGACGAGGGCGTCGATTTAATACCCGCATCGCTCCAGCAACGCGATTTGCAGGCTGAGGCGCAATGGCAGGCCGATAGGTCGCTTGCGCGAATCAATGCGCTGACACTTGAGGAAGGTTACGTCGCCACGCCTAACCAATGGCTTGAGGATACGCAGACTCCGACACGGCTGGGTGACATGGAGACCACGGTTCGTCTTGTTCGCTGGGACGGCAAAGTCCTATCTCCATGGTATGCGAAAGGTGATTTCCCTTGGGATATGAGCCAAGTGAGTCTGCGGAGTGTCTTGGTAAATGCTGAAGCTGAGCATGATGATCCTGTGCTCAGGTCTGAGATTGAGCAATTGAAAGCCCGTTTACCAGACAGAGGTAAATGGAGCATCCTCGTTCCGCTGTCCATTGGTAAGGATGGAATATGGCGGGGCAAGGCGCTGAACAAGAAAGGTGTCGAAGTGATTCTATCCTACAACCATGCAACGGGGATCATTGTTAATGAAGAGGAGGTTTAA
- the casA gene encoding type I-E CRISPR-associated protein Cse1/CasA, giving the protein MQFNLIDEKWIPVKRRDGTEMMIAPWQITSDFDVNPVVALNAPRPDFNGALIQFLIGLMQTVAAPANRIEWKKALTEPSAPEELQAKFSTVRHAFELGGDGARFMQDQDRLEAKERSIDRLLIDMPGENTCKENKDHFVKRNTVKALCSSCCAMALFTMQTNAPKGGPGFRTSLRGGGPLTTLVLGDQGHSTLWHLIWLNVLESNIFLRTHGNTAPIAESDIFPWLGKTRTSENKNGIDTTPEDVHPAMVFWGMPRRIRLNLDSLKAGMCDVCGSFGHLIQAYQDKNYGMNFTGAWLHPLSPYSYKDGLPISAKGQRGGVSYRYWLGFVQENAEERRVPARIVHEFQENRQQNLKDWQFRLWAFGFDMEDMTARCWYEAKMPLLYMEMSLRDEYEHTVAGMVKSAAEIARNVQIAVKKAWFKRPGEVKGDTSFISNSFWQNTEPAFYETLHNLKTALASAADGMEARKAWHASLCKEALRLFDIYALEGPIEDADPKRIVIARRKLEYFNRSKTIKELLGLPVEQQPAGKAKEKSG; this is encoded by the coding sequence ATGCAGTTCAATCTCATAGATGAAAAGTGGATTCCGGTTAAACGACGGGATGGAACAGAAATGATGATCGCACCCTGGCAGATAACTTCCGATTTTGATGTCAACCCTGTTGTTGCCCTTAATGCCCCGCGGCCAGATTTTAACGGCGCCCTTATCCAGTTCCTTATCGGACTCATGCAAACCGTGGCTGCGCCCGCTAATAGAATCGAATGGAAGAAGGCGCTTACAGAGCCATCTGCGCCCGAAGAATTGCAGGCAAAGTTTTCAACTGTTCGACATGCCTTTGAGCTTGGTGGGGATGGAGCAAGGTTCATGCAAGATCAGGATAGACTGGAGGCTAAAGAGAGAAGCATCGATCGTTTATTGATAGACATGCCGGGCGAAAACACCTGCAAGGAAAACAAGGATCACTTCGTAAAGCGTAATACAGTAAAAGCACTTTGCTCATCATGTTGTGCGATGGCCTTATTTACAATGCAGACCAATGCGCCTAAGGGTGGTCCTGGTTTTAGGACATCATTACGTGGTGGAGGTCCATTAACGACTCTTGTCCTTGGTGATCAAGGTCACAGCACGCTTTGGCACTTAATCTGGCTTAATGTACTAGAGAGTAACATATTTCTGCGGACCCATGGAAACACGGCACCGATAGCTGAGAGTGATATATTTCCTTGGCTTGGAAAAACCAGGACCAGCGAAAACAAGAATGGAATAGATACTACTCCTGAAGACGTCCACCCTGCGATGGTGTTCTGGGGAATGCCACGTCGAATTAGGTTGAATCTAGATTCGTTGAAGGCGGGTATGTGTGATGTGTGCGGATCATTTGGCCATTTAATTCAAGCATATCAAGACAAGAATTATGGCATGAATTTCACAGGTGCTTGGCTGCATCCTCTTTCTCCGTACAGTTACAAAGACGGCTTACCCATATCTGCCAAAGGACAGCGTGGCGGTGTTAGCTACCGATACTGGCTTGGTTTTGTACAAGAAAATGCGGAAGAACGTCGAGTGCCTGCCCGTATTGTTCACGAATTTCAGGAGAACCGACAACAAAACCTTAAAGATTGGCAATTTCGCTTGTGGGCTTTTGGATTTGATATGGAAGACATGACGGCTCGTTGTTGGTACGAAGCAAAGATGCCTCTGCTTTACATGGAGATGTCTTTGCGAGACGAGTACGAGCACACTGTGGCAGGCATGGTCAAGTCAGCTGCAGAAATTGCAAGGAATGTGCAGATTGCCGTAAAAAAGGCTTGGTTCAAGCGGCCGGGCGAAGTGAAGGGTGACACTTCGTTTATAAGTAATAGTTTCTGGCAGAACACTGAACCAGCATTTTACGAGACGCTGCATAACCTGAAAACAGCTCTTGCATCTGCTGCCGATGGCATGGAGGCTCGTAAAGCATGGCACGCAAGCCTCTGTAAAGAGGCATTGCGACTCTTTGATATCTATGCCCTGGAAGGTCCCATCGAAGATGCAGATCCAAAAAGAATTGTTATAGCACGCCGCAAACTGGAGTATTTCAATAGAAGTAAAACAATTAAGGAGCTTCTGGGATTGCCGGTTGAACAGCAGCCAGCAGGCAAAGCGAAGGAGAAAAGCGGTTAG
- the casB gene encoding type I-E CRISPR-associated protein Cse2/CasB has product MSSSYLRFDKDSPELKALTDWWRGLEDSRGDRAVLRRCRSLADVVFSPAYHRLRWAVSRFGSIDDDRLALIVGLAARIKSNSEGSSIAEQMATGKADGYGSARVSGLRFRRLLKVQEKDDLFTSMARIIALLGGTTNLQSLAQSVYFWNDTTRKQWAFDYYSRAPEEA; this is encoded by the coding sequence ATGAGTTCCTCGTATCTGCGGTTTGACAAAGATTCGCCTGAACTCAAGGCACTAACAGATTGGTGGAGGGGGTTGGAAGATAGCCGTGGCGATCGGGCTGTGCTTCGGCGCTGTCGCAGCCTTGCTGATGTTGTATTTTCACCGGCGTATCATCGTTTACGATGGGCCGTCAGCCGTTTCGGTTCGATTGACGATGACCGTTTGGCCCTTATTGTCGGACTTGCAGCCCGCATCAAGTCAAATAGTGAGGGAAGCTCTATTGCTGAGCAAATGGCAACCGGCAAGGCAGACGGCTACGGCTCTGCCAGGGTCAGCGGGTTACGTTTTCGGCGGCTGTTAAAAGTGCAGGAAAAGGACGACTTATTTACCAGCATGGCTCGAATCATAGCTCTGCTGGGCGGCACGACAAACCTTCAGAGCCTTGCCCAGAGCGTTTACTTCTGGAACGATACGACCCGTAAGCAGTGGGCGTTCGATTATTACTCAAGGGCACCCGAGGAAGCGTAA